The proteins below are encoded in one region of Streptomyces roseirectus:
- a CDS encoding CHAD domain-containing protein, protein MARRHPDPTNTATGAHPAEERPGTATPGGAYGEVRAAAHADDRPAVHPGTPAPGDPLAPGTAPAPGDTLTTPAAPATGDTLAAYLRAQATEFLRALRLHRETGAGAAAPAGDALDAARALRRSARRISGSLHTFRPLLDADWSEQIRPELAWLSGTLALEHACEARLERLLLALHRLSGAPLLPGQPTTSTRKPAPPAPAATTTPTTSTPRTPTAGTLDTPPERGTLTVGAAKAGALLDRQLTLARTRAHSTALQALGSSRFHAVADKIALLASEVPLAPQAQVTPLKPLAGAAEERLTAAISTLPLLTAGSPYNAEALIHGLSPDTAPHPQDAPWHQVRLLLRLHRYALEALGEPLPDVRLQQAGEALDRHRDASEAAAAAAHAARTPRIAPATAYALGVLHADQRHEVEAARYAFQQSWQTRTLTPSP, encoded by the coding sequence GTGGCACGACGACACCCTGACCCGACGAACACGGCCACGGGCGCGCACCCGGCCGAGGAGAGGCCCGGCACGGCGACGCCGGGCGGCGCGTACGGGGAGGTACGCGCCGCCGCCCACGCGGACGACCGTCCGGCCGTCCACCCCGGCACGCCCGCCCCCGGCGACCCCCTCGCCCCGGGCACGGCACCCGCCCCCGGCGACACCCTCACGACGCCCGCCGCCCCCGCCACCGGCGACACCCTCGCCGCCTACCTCCGCGCCCAGGCCACCGAATTCCTCCGCGCCCTGCGCCTGCACCGGGAGACCGGCGCGGGCGCGGCGGCCCCCGCGGGCGACGCCCTGGACGCGGCCAGGGCCCTGCGCCGCTCGGCCCGCAGGATCAGCGGCAGCCTGCACACCTTCCGCCCCCTCCTGGACGCCGACTGGTCGGAACAGATCCGCCCCGAGCTCGCCTGGCTCTCCGGCACCCTGGCCCTGGAGCACGCCTGCGAGGCCCGCCTGGAACGCCTCCTCCTGGCCCTGCACCGCCTCTCGGGCGCCCCCCTCCTGCCGGGCCAGCCGACGACGTCCACCCGCAAGCCCGCACCCCCCGCGCCCGCGGCGACCACCACCCCCACCACCTCCACCCCCCGCACCCCCACCGCCGGCACCCTCGACACACCCCCCGAACGCGGCACCCTGACCGTCGGCGCGGCCAAAGCCGGCGCCCTCCTCGACCGCCAGCTCACCCTCGCCCGCACCAGGGCCCACAGCACAGCCCTCCAGGCCCTCGGCTCCAGCCGCTTCCACGCGGTCGCCGACAAGATCGCCTTACTGGCGAGCGAGGTCCCCCTCGCCCCCCAGGCGCAGGTCACCCCGCTGAAACCCCTGGCAGGCGCGGCGGAGGAGCGCCTGACGGCGGCGATCTCGACCCTGCCGCTGCTCACCGCGGGCAGCCCGTACAACGCGGAGGCCCTGATCCACGGCCTCTCCCCGGACACGGCCCCGCACCCCCAGGACGCCCCGTGGCACCAGGTCCGCCTGCTGCTGCGCCTGCACCGGTACGCCCTGGAGGCGCTGGGCGAGCCCCTGCCGGACGTCCGTCTCCAGCAGGCGGGCGAGGCCCTGGACCGGCACCGGGACGCGTCGGAGGCGGCAGCGGCGGCGGCCCACGCGGCCCGCACGCCGAGGATCGCCCCGGCGACGGCGTACGCGCTGGGCGTCCTGCACGCGGACCAGCGGCATGAGGTCGAGGCCGCCAGGTACGCGTTCCAGCAGAGCTGGCAGACGCGCACGCTGACACCGTCGCCGTAA
- a CDS encoding ATP-binding protein has protein sequence MEHPDRFVVSCSREPQRVGQMRRIGAAHLRKWGLNSVVDTASLLISELVTNAVRYGTEDITFSMSHRAGEITIEVADGSSEFPRVRQPTADGESGRGMFLVEALADRWGTSEDGARTWCSIAAPQLEETIRHSRPASFLPVGRETPPPHLPKGHPNDVSPEVFDLVGAIGEGAEVGQDVILRPADPDRGRSIGDDSSSHDHL, from the coding sequence ATGGAACATCCGGACCGTTTCGTCGTCTCGTGCTCCCGTGAGCCTCAGCGGGTGGGGCAGATGCGCCGGATCGGCGCCGCCCACCTGAGGAAGTGGGGGCTCAACTCCGTTGTGGACACGGCCAGTCTGCTGATCAGCGAGCTGGTCACCAATGCCGTCCGGTACGGCACGGAGGACATCACGTTCTCCATGTCGCACCGGGCGGGCGAGATCACCATCGAGGTGGCGGACGGGTCCTCCGAGTTCCCCCGGGTCCGGCAGCCGACGGCCGACGGGGAGAGCGGCCGGGGCATGTTCCTCGTCGAGGCTCTGGCCGACCGGTGGGGCACCAGTGAGGACGGCGCCCGCACGTGGTGCTCGATCGCCGCACCGCAGTTGGAGGAGACGATCCGCCATTCCCGTCCGGCGTCTTTCCTTCCGGTCGGGCGCGAGACCCCTCCACCTCACCTGCCGAAGGGACACCCGAACGACGTGAGTCCGGAGGTGTTCGATCTGGTCGGCGCCATCGGAGAAGGAGCCGAGGTTGGCCAGGACGTGATTCTGCGTCCTGCGGACCCCGATCGAGGCCGGAGCATCGGCGACGACTCGTCCTCCCATGACCACCTGTGA
- a CDS encoding helix-turn-helix transcriptional regulator — protein sequence MSLAERRKAQGFTQESFAEAMAVDRRTVGRWETGKGEPQPPQRPKMAALLRMDLEDLDALLNAAGTPEEAEGPSPSTRHSPGDADEMIRREFLRLMTVSGTLAATPASTPDALSEAGSHGSTDGFDLMNGHLWQVYQLARTKQSVYPVVRTQLSTLNETLSEGGIPFSSFCVAAADLYQLAGELAFDANRYGEAAASYALAATASREAKSFDLWACALIRIAYVDLSEKRYVRAAETLGVARRIALQGDRNLSTRYWAASVQAEAYAWLRDIDACKEAIDEAQKVAGLRGQASNGGWLRFDGSRLAEERGARYLQLDQLDLAEEALLTALAQKPLVSGASFRRRGAALTDLAVIGARRKDPEQVVQYGHEALLLARASNSGYIAHRLQNLTAELITFGRDRRITELKAEIGTLTV from the coding sequence ATGAGTCTCGCCGAGAGGCGTAAAGCTCAGGGCTTCACCCAGGAAAGTTTCGCCGAGGCGATGGCAGTCGACCGACGCACCGTCGGGCGTTGGGAGACCGGTAAAGGGGAGCCTCAGCCTCCCCAGCGGCCAAAGATGGCCGCGCTGCTACGAATGGATCTCGAAGACCTCGACGCTCTGTTGAACGCGGCCGGAACTCCCGAGGAGGCAGAGGGGCCATCGCCCAGTACCCGTCACAGTCCAGGGGATGCAGACGAGATGATCCGACGTGAGTTCCTGCGCCTCATGACGGTTTCAGGCACGCTCGCCGCCACGCCGGCCAGCACGCCAGATGCTCTGAGTGAGGCTGGATCGCATGGCAGTACGGACGGCTTCGACCTCATGAACGGGCACCTGTGGCAGGTGTATCAGCTTGCTCGCACCAAACAGTCGGTGTACCCCGTTGTGCGAACGCAGCTCTCGACGCTGAATGAAACCCTTTCCGAGGGGGGAATCCCCTTCTCCTCTTTCTGTGTCGCCGCCGCAGATCTCTATCAACTTGCTGGCGAGTTGGCATTCGATGCGAACCGGTATGGGGAAGCAGCCGCTTCCTATGCCTTGGCTGCCACTGCGAGTCGGGAAGCCAAATCGTTTGATCTCTGGGCCTGTGCCTTGATCCGAATCGCTTACGTGGATCTTTCGGAGAAGCGTTATGTGAGAGCTGCTGAAACCCTTGGCGTGGCGCGTCGAATAGCTCTCCAGGGAGATCGAAATCTCTCGACGAGGTATTGGGCAGCCTCGGTCCAAGCGGAGGCGTACGCGTGGCTCCGCGACATTGACGCGTGCAAGGAAGCAATCGACGAAGCTCAGAAGGTGGCGGGCCTACGGGGACAAGCATCCAACGGAGGATGGCTTCGCTTCGATGGCTCGCGTCTCGCGGAAGAGCGCGGCGCCCGGTACTTGCAGCTCGATCAACTGGACTTGGCGGAGGAGGCCCTGTTGACGGCACTCGCTCAGAAGCCACTGGTCTCCGGCGCGTCCTTCCGGCGCAGAGGGGCTGCGCTCACTGACCTCGCAGTCATCGGCGCCAGACGTAAGGACCCCGAACAGGTCGTGCAGTACGGTCACGAAGCCCTTCTCCTGGCTCGGGCGTCCAACTCCGGATACATCGCCCATAGACTCCAGAACCTGACTGCTGAGCTGATCACCTTCGGCCGGGACAGACGAATCACCGAGCTGAAGGCCGAGATCGGCACCCTGACAGTGTGA
- a CDS encoding NUDIX hydrolase, whose product MNTGTIQAAGCVLWRTSPIDGTPGDALEVCLVHRPKYDDWSHPKGKLKRDEHPLDGALREVEEETGYTATPGARLHTLEYEVHGRPKRVHYWAARATAGAFVPNDEVDRILWLPPAAARTRLTQPRDRDLVDALLTSLRRPPVSST is encoded by the coding sequence ATGAACACGGGCACCATCCAGGCAGCCGGCTGCGTCCTGTGGCGCACCTCCCCGATCGACGGCACCCCCGGAGACGCCTTGGAGGTGTGCCTCGTCCACCGCCCCAAGTACGACGACTGGTCGCACCCCAAAGGCAAGCTGAAACGCGACGAGCACCCCCTGGACGGCGCCCTGCGCGAGGTCGAGGAGGAGACGGGCTACACGGCGACCCCCGGCGCCCGTCTCCACACCCTCGAATACGAGGTCCACGGCCGCCCCAAACGCGTCCACTACTGGGCCGCCCGTGCGACCGCCGGCGCTTTCGTCCCCAACGACGAGGTGGACCGCATCCTCTGGCTCCCCCCGGCGGCGGCGCGAACCCGCCTCACCCAGCCGAGGGACAGGGACCTCGTCGACGCGCTCCTGACCTCGCTCCGGCGCCCGCCCGTGTCCTCGACGTAA
- the pstC gene encoding phosphate ABC transporter permease subunit PstC, whose protein sequence is MDTTQITDAPPPTDSPAPQARRKGPGRMGDKIFLGLSRGSGIFLLVIMAAIAIFLTYRAVLAINKDDGNFLTTFEWNTGIVPPKFGIAVLAFGTIVSSLIAMLIAVPVAVAIALFLTHYAPRRLRGPIAYVIDLLAAVPSIVYGLWGALILVPHLNGLFGWLNDYLGWTGLFAWDEGPARSLLTVSILLAIMILPIITNVSREVFGQVPQMHEEAALALGATRWEVIRMAVLPFGRSGVISASMLGLGRALGETMAVATVLSPDFDIHASLLNPGGGTFAQNIASKFSEADDFGRDALIASGLVLFVITLLVNGAARLIIARRKEYSGANA, encoded by the coding sequence ATGGACACGACACAGATAACCGACGCCCCACCCCCCACGGACAGCCCCGCCCCGCAGGCCCGCCGCAAGGGCCCCGGCCGCATGGGCGACAAGATCTTCCTCGGCCTCTCGCGCGGCTCCGGCATCTTCCTGCTGGTCATCATGGCCGCGATCGCCATCTTCCTGACGTACCGCGCGGTCCTCGCGATCAACAAGGACGACGGGAACTTCCTCACCACCTTCGAGTGGAACACCGGCATCGTCCCGCCGAAGTTCGGCATCGCGGTCCTGGCGTTCGGCACGATCGTCTCGTCGCTGATCGCGATGCTCATCGCGGTCCCGGTCGCCGTCGCCATCGCGCTGTTCCTCACCCACTACGCCCCCCGCCGGCTGCGCGGCCCGATCGCCTACGTGATCGACCTGCTCGCCGCGGTGCCGTCCATCGTGTACGGCCTGTGGGGCGCCCTGATCCTCGTACCGCACCTGAACGGGCTGTTCGGGTGGCTGAACGACTACCTCGGCTGGACGGGCCTGTTCGCGTGGGACGAGGGTCCGGCGCGCTCGCTGCTGACCGTCTCGATCCTGCTGGCGATCATGATCCTGCCGATCATCACGAACGTCAGCCGTGAGGTCTTCGGGCAGGTCCCGCAGATGCACGAGGAGGCGGCGCTCGCCCTCGGCGCGACGCGCTGGGAGGTCATCCGCATGGCCGTCCTGCCGTTCGGCCGCTCCGGTGTGATCTCGGCGTCGATGCTGGGCCTCGGCCGCGCGCTCGGCGAGACGATGGCCGTCGCGACGGTCCTCTCCCCCGACTTCGACATCCACGCCAGCCTCCTCAACCCCGGCGGCGGCACCTTCGCCCAGAACATCGCCAGCAAGTTCAGCGAGGCGGACGACTTCGGCCGGGACGCGCTGATCGCCTCCGGTCTGGTCCTGTTCGTCATCACGCTGCTGGTCAACGGCGCGGCCCGGCTGATCATCGCCCGCCGCAAGGAGTACTCGGGGGCCAACGCATGA
- a CDS encoding RNA degradosome polyphosphate kinase, translated as MSQSNAQAEVQHAQPSVGSIAAHRPHTVSHSTVSDLEPDIDADLDGYEEGGEELPQGRFLDRERSWLAFNERVLELAEDPNTPLLERANFLAIFASNLDEFFMVRVAGLKRRIATGVATRSASGLQPREVLEMIWARSRELMARHAAAYHEDVAPALAEEGIHLVRWNELAEKEQARLFTLFRHQIFPVLTPLAVDPAHPFPYISGLSLNLAVVVRNPVSGHKHFARVKVPPLLSRFLESSPGRYVPIEDVIGAHLEELFPGMEVLEHHAFRLTRNEDLEVEEDDAENLLQALEKELMRRRFGPPVRLEVEESIDREVLDLLVRELKISEAEVYPLPGPLDLTGLFRIHGLDRPELKYRKFVAGTHRDLAEVESASAPDIFAALRERDVLLHHPYDSFSTSVQAFIEQAAEDPDVLAIKQTLYRTSGDSPIVNALIDAAESGKQVLVLVEIKARFDEHANIKWAKKLEEAGCHVVYGLVGLKTHCKLSLVVRQEGETLRRYSHVGTGNYHPKTARLYEDLGLLTADPQVGADLSDLFNRLSGYSRRETYRRLLTAPKSLRDGLVSRIDKETQHHRAGRPAYVKIKVNSMVDEAVIDALYRASQAGVPVDVWVRGICAIRPGVPGLSDNVRVRSILGRFLEHSRVFAFGNGGEPEVWFGSADMMHRNLDRRIEALVRVTDPGHRAALNRMLETGMSDTTASWHLGPDGEWTRHATDAEGQPLRNIQEMLIDARRRRRGTTTP; from the coding sequence ATGAGCCAGTCCAACGCCCAGGCAGAAGTCCAGCACGCACAGCCCTCGGTGGGGTCCATAGCGGCGCACCGGCCGCACACGGTGTCCCACTCGACGGTGTCCGACCTGGAACCCGACATCGACGCCGACCTCGACGGGTACGAGGAGGGCGGCGAGGAGCTGCCGCAGGGCAGGTTCCTGGACCGGGAGCGCAGCTGGCTCGCGTTCAACGAGCGGGTGCTTGAGCTGGCCGAGGACCCGAACACGCCGCTGCTGGAGCGGGCCAACTTCCTGGCCATCTTCGCGAGCAACCTGGACGAGTTCTTCATGGTCCGGGTGGCGGGCCTGAAGCGAAGGATCGCGACCGGCGTCGCAACACGCTCCGCGTCCGGCCTCCAGCCGCGCGAGGTGCTGGAGATGATCTGGGCGCGCTCGCGCGAGCTGATGGCCCGGCACGCCGCCGCGTACCACGAGGACGTCGCCCCCGCGCTCGCGGAGGAGGGCATCCACCTGGTCCGCTGGAACGAGCTGGCGGAGAAGGAGCAGGCCCGCCTGTTCACCCTGTTCCGGCACCAGATCTTCCCCGTCCTCACCCCTTTGGCGGTCGACCCGGCGCATCCTTTCCCGTACATCTCCGGCCTCTCGTTGAACCTCGCGGTCGTCGTGCGCAACCCGGTCAGCGGGCACAAGCACTTCGCGCGCGTGAAGGTGCCGCCGCTGCTGTCGCGGTTCCTGGAGAGTTCGCCCGGCCGGTACGTCCCGATCGAGGACGTCATCGGCGCGCACCTGGAGGAGCTGTTCCCGGGGATGGAGGTGCTGGAGCACCACGCGTTCCGCCTCACCCGCAACGAGGACCTGGAGGTCGAGGAGGACGACGCGGAGAACCTGCTCCAGGCGCTGGAGAAGGAGCTGATGCGGCGCCGCTTCGGCCCGCCGGTCCGCCTGGAGGTCGAGGAGTCCATCGACCGCGAGGTGCTCGACCTGCTGGTGCGCGAGCTGAAGATCTCCGAGGCGGAGGTCTACCCGCTGCCGGGCCCGCTCGACCTGACCGGCCTGTTCCGCATCCACGGTCTGGACCGCCCCGAGCTGAAGTACCGCAAGTTCGTCGCCGGCACGCACCGCGACCTCGCCGAGGTGGAGTCGGCGTCCGCGCCGGACATCTTCGCGGCGCTGCGCGAGCGGGACGTGCTGCTGCACCACCCGTACGACAGCTTCTCGACGTCCGTGCAGGCGTTCATCGAGCAGGCCGCCGAGGACCCGGACGTCCTGGCGATCAAGCAGACCCTGTACCGCACGTCCGGTGACTCGCCGATCGTCAACGCGCTGATCGACGCGGCCGAGTCGGGCAAGCAGGTGCTGGTCCTCGTCGAGATCAAGGCCCGGTTCGACGAGCACGCCAACATCAAGTGGGCGAAGAAGCTGGAGGAGGCGGGCTGCCACGTCGTCTACGGCCTGGTCGGGCTGAAGACGCACTGCAAGCTGTCGCTCGTCGTCCGCCAGGAGGGCGAGACGCTGCGCCGCTACAGCCACGTCGGCACCGGCAACTACCACCCGAAGACGGCCCGCCTGTACGAGGACCTGGGCCTGCTCACCGCGGACCCGCAGGTCGGCGCCGACCTCTCCGACCTGTTCAACCGGCTCTCCGGGTACTCGCGCCGCGAGACCTACCGCCGGCTGCTGACCGCGCCGAAGTCGCTGCGGGACGGCCTCGTCTCCCGCATAGACAAGGAGACCCAGCACCACCGCGCGGGCCGCCCGGCGTACGTCAAGATCAAGGTCAACTCGATGGTGGACGAGGCGGTCATCGACGCGCTGTACCGCGCGTCGCAGGCCGGCGTCCCGGTCGACGTGTGGGTGCGCGGCATCTGCGCGATCCGCCCCGGCGTCCCGGGCCTCTCGGACAACGTCCGGGTGCGTTCCATCCTCGGCCGGTTCCTGGAGCACTCGCGCGTGTTCGCCTTCGGCAACGGCGGCGAGCCCGAGGTGTGGTTCGGCAGCGCCGACATGATGCACCGCAACCTGGACCGCCGTATCGAGGCCCTGGTCCGGGTCACCGACCCCGGTCACCGCGCCGCCCTCAACCGCATGCTGGAGACCGGCATGTCCGACACGACCGCCTCCTGGCACCTCGGCCCCGACGGCGAGTGGACCCGGCACGCCACCGACGCCGAGGGCCAGCCCCTGCGCAACATCCAGGAGATGCTCATAGACGCCCGGAGGCGCCGGCGTGGCACGACGACACCCTGA
- the pstB gene encoding phosphate ABC transporter ATP-binding protein PstB produces MAKRIDVSGLTAYYGSHKAIEDISMTVEPRTVTAFIGPSGCGKSTFLRTLNRMHEVTSGGRVEGKVLLDDEDLYGPGIDPVSVRREVGMVFQRPNPFPTMSIFDNVAAGLRLNGDYKKSELADIVEKSLKGANLWNEVKDRLNKPGSGLSGGQQQRLCIARAIAVEPKVLLMDEPCSALDPISTLAIEDLIGELKERFTIVIVTHNMQQAARVSDRTAFFNLAAVGQPGKLIEIDDTERIFSNPSVQATEDYISGRFG; encoded by the coding sequence ATGGCGAAGCGAATCGACGTAAGCGGTCTGACCGCCTACTACGGCTCCCACAAGGCGATCGAGGACATCTCGATGACCGTGGAGCCCCGCACGGTGACCGCGTTCATCGGCCCCTCCGGCTGCGGCAAGTCGACGTTCCTGCGCACCCTCAACCGCATGCACGAGGTGACCTCCGGCGGGCGCGTCGAGGGCAAGGTCCTCCTCGACGACGAGGACCTGTACGGCCCCGGCATCGACCCCGTGTCGGTGCGCCGCGAGGTCGGCATGGTCTTCCAGCGCCCCAACCCCTTCCCCACGATGTCCATCTTCGACAACGTCGCCGCGGGCCTGCGCCTCAACGGCGACTACAAGAAGAGCGAACTCGCCGACATCGTCGAGAAGTCCCTCAAGGGCGCGAACCTCTGGAACGAGGTCAAGGACCGCCTCAACAAGCCCGGTTCCGGCCTCTCGGGCGGTCAGCAGCAGCGGCTGTGCATCGCCCGCGCGATCGCGGTCGAGCCGAAGGTCCTCCTGATGGACGAGCCCTGCTCGGCCCTCGACCCCATCTCCACCCTCGCCATCGAGGACCTGATCGGCGAGCTGAAGGAACGCTTCACGATCGTCATCGTCACCCACAACATGCAGCAGGCCGCCCGCGTCTCCGACCGCACCGCCTTCTTCAACCTCGCGGCCGTCGGCCAGCCCGGCAAGCTCATCGAGATCGACGACACCGAGCGCATCTTCTCCAACCCCTCCGTCCAGGCCACCGAGGACTACATCTCCGGCCGCTTCGGCTGA
- the hemC gene encoding hydroxymethylbilane synthase produces the protein MSGGSAFSSAQEAALSRGEVDVVVHSLKDLPTANPPGLTLLPPPGREDVRDALCGSTLAGLRKGARVGTGAPRRVAQLLAVRPDLEVVPIRGNVPPRLKKVETMGLDAVVLAVAGLRRLGLEDAIGELLPLDLFPPSPGQGALGVQVREGDAELAVILSGVGDLAVDAQVRAERALLAELHGGCSVPVGAYAETGAGGDLLLYAQVTSLDGARRVSGSLSGPTGDAEKIGAALAAELIGQGARSILDGIRGRGGVGR, from the coding sequence ATCAGCGGTGGCAGCGCGTTCAGCTCTGCGCAGGAAGCGGCGTTGAGCAGGGGCGAGGTGGATGTGGTCGTCCATTCGCTGAAGGACTTGCCGACGGCGAACCCGCCTGGGCTGACCCTGCTTCCGCCTCCTGGTCGTGAGGATGTCCGGGATGCGCTGTGCGGGTCCACGCTGGCGGGTCTGCGAAAGGGGGCTCGGGTCGGTACCGGTGCTCCGCGGCGGGTTGCTCAGCTTCTGGCCGTGCGCCCTGATCTTGAAGTCGTTCCGATCCGGGGGAACGTGCCGCCTCGGTTGAAGAAGGTCGAGACCATGGGGCTGGATGCGGTGGTGCTCGCTGTGGCGGGGCTTCGGCGCCTGGGGCTGGAGGACGCGATCGGTGAGTTGCTGCCGTTGGACCTTTTTCCGCCGTCGCCAGGGCAGGGGGCTCTCGGTGTTCAGGTGCGGGAGGGCGATGCCGAACTCGCGGTGATCCTCTCCGGCGTGGGGGATCTGGCGGTCGACGCCCAGGTACGAGCGGAACGGGCGTTGCTCGCTGAACTGCACGGTGGGTGCAGTGTCCCTGTGGGGGCGTACGCGGAGACCGGCGCGGGCGGCGACTTGTTGCTGTACGCCCAGGTGACGTCGCTCGACGGGGCCCGGCGGGTCTCGGGCAGTCTGTCCGGCCCGACCGGGGATGCGGAGAAGATCGGTGCGGCCTTGGCTGCCGAGCTGATCGGCCAGGGTGCGCGCTCGATCCTCGACGGGATCCGGGGGCGGGGCGGCGTCGGCCGTTGA
- the pstS gene encoding phosphate ABC transporter substrate-binding protein PstS: protein MKLQRKNRRALALGALAVSGALALTACGSDDTGSKGSDSSSSAATSNSSVKCDDAKGQLLADGSSAQKNAIDAWVKNFTQACSGVQVNYKGSGSGAGITAFTQGTVAFAGSDSALKPDEVTASKKVCSGGQGIDLPMVAGPISVAYNLSGVDNLVLDAPTIAKIFKGDITKWNDPAIVKLNPSAKLPDLKIQAYHRSDESGTTDNFTKYLKAAAPSEWTFSGGKAWQAKGGQSAQGSSGVAGGVKQTNGAIGYMELSYAKDGLNSVAIATGAATPVKASSDGATKAVAAAQVVGTGSDLSLKLDYTTKAEGAYPITLVTYEIVCDKGNKSATLPATKAFLRYIASTDGQGVLSGIDYAPIPDAIITKVRSTIEGLS from the coding sequence GTGAAGCTTCAGCGCAAGAACCGGCGGGCTCTCGCTCTCGGCGCTCTCGCCGTCTCCGGCGCCCTGGCCCTCACGGCGTGCGGCTCGGACGACACCGGCAGCAAGGGCAGCGACAGCAGCTCCTCCGCGGCCACGTCGAACAGCTCGGTCAAGTGTGACGACGCCAAGGGCCAGCTCCTCGCCGACGGCTCGTCCGCGCAGAAGAACGCGATCGACGCGTGGGTGAAGAACTTCACCCAGGCGTGCTCCGGCGTCCAGGTCAACTACAAGGGCTCCGGCTCCGGCGCGGGCATCACCGCGTTCACGCAGGGCACGGTCGCCTTCGCCGGCTCCGACTCCGCGCTGAAGCCCGACGAGGTCACCGCCTCCAAGAAGGTCTGCTCCGGCGGCCAGGGCATCGACCTCCCGATGGTGGCCGGCCCGATCTCCGTCGCCTACAACCTGTCCGGCGTGGACAACCTGGTGCTCGACGCCCCGACGATCGCGAAGATCTTCAAGGGCGACATCACCAAGTGGAACGACCCGGCGATCGTGAAGCTGAACCCGAGCGCCAAGCTCCCCGACCTGAAGATCCAGGCGTACCACCGCTCCGACGAGTCGGGTACGACGGACAACTTCACGAAGTACCTGAAGGCCGCCGCCCCCTCGGAGTGGACCTTCTCCGGCGGCAAGGCGTGGCAGGCCAAGGGCGGCCAGTCGGCGCAGGGCTCCTCCGGCGTGGCCGGCGGCGTCAAGCAGACCAACGGCGCGATCGGCTACATGGAGCTGTCGTACGCGAAGGACGGCCTGAACTCGGTCGCCATCGCCACCGGCGCGGCCACCCCGGTCAAGGCGTCCTCGGACGGCGCGACGAAGGCCGTCGCCGCCGCCCAGGTCGTCGGCACCGGCTCCGACCTGTCGCTGAAGCTCGACTACACCACCAAGGCCGAGGGCGCGTACCCGATCACCCTGGTGACGTACGAGATCGTCTGCGACAAGGGCAACAAGTCCGCGACGCTGCCGGCCACGAAGGCGTTCCTGCGCTACATCGCCTCCACCGACGGCCAGGGCGTCCTGTCGGGCATCGACTACGCGCCGATCCCCGACGCGATCATCACGAAGGTCCGTTCCACCATCGAGGGCCTGAGCTGA
- the pstA gene encoding phosphate ABC transporter permease PstA, which translates to MSTATVKNSLRGASLPRWTPWAIAAGSVALGLAVSAVAGLDSDIQWALMAGVFFVAGTYAVAAKVEGPRQAKDRVATSFVWVAFLLALIPLASLVWSTVQRGVKVLDFYFLSHSMGVVADSEPGGGIYHAIIGSLEQVGLGTLIGAPVGVLTAIYLVEYGRGKLAKTVTFFVDVMTGIPSIVAGLFILSLMLIFEMQPFGFAGSLALAILMMPVVVRSTEEMLKLVPNELREASLALGVPKWRTILKVVLPTAIGGITTGVMLAVARIAGETAPVLLLVFGNPFINNNPFEGAQESLPLYIYKQYSQSAGSEAAFNRAWAASLTLIAFVMILNLVARGIARWKAPKSGR; encoded by the coding sequence ATGAGCACCGCGACCGTCAAGAACTCCCTGCGCGGGGCGAGCCTGCCGAGGTGGACGCCGTGGGCGATCGCCGCCGGTTCCGTCGCGCTCGGCCTCGCCGTCAGCGCCGTCGCCGGGCTCGACAGCGACATCCAGTGGGCCCTGATGGCGGGCGTCTTCTTCGTCGCCGGCACGTACGCCGTCGCGGCGAAGGTGGAGGGCCCCCGGCAGGCCAAGGACCGGGTCGCGACCAGCTTCGTGTGGGTCGCCTTCCTCCTCGCGCTGATCCCGCTGGCGTCCCTCGTCTGGTCGACCGTCCAGCGCGGTGTGAAGGTCCTCGACTTCTACTTCCTGTCCCACTCGATGGGCGTCGTCGCCGACTCCGAGCCCGGCGGCGGGATCTACCACGCGATCATCGGCAGCCTCGAACAGGTCGGCCTCGGCACGCTCATCGGTGCCCCGGTCGGTGTGCTCACCGCGATCTACCTGGTGGAGTACGGACGCGGCAAGCTCGCCAAGACCGTCACCTTCTTCGTCGACGTCATGACGGGCATCCCGTCGATCGTCGCGGGTCTGTTCATCCTCAGTCTCATGCTGATCTTCGAGATGCAGCCGTTCGGCTTCGCCGGCTCGCTGGCGCTCGCGATCCTGATGATGCCGGTGGTGGTCCGCTCGACGGAGGAGATGCTGAAGCTCGTCCCCAACGAGCTGCGTGAGGCGTCCCTCGCGCTCGGCGTCCCGAAGTGGCGGACGATCCTCAAGGTCGTCCTGCCGACCGCGATCGGCGGCATCACGACCGGCGTCATGCTGGCCGTCGCCCGTATCGCCGGTGAGACGGCCCCGGTACTGCTGCTGGTGTTCGGGAACCCGTTCATCAACAACAACCCCTTCGAGGGCGCTCAGGAGTCACTGCCGCTGTACATCTACAAGCAGTACTCGCAGAGCGCGGGCTCCGAGGCGGCGTTCAACCGCGCCTGGGCCGCGTCCCTGACGCTGATCGCGTTCGTGATGATCCTCAACCTGGTGGCGCGCGGCATCGCCCGCTGGAAGGCCCCGAAGTCCGGTCGCTGA